A stretch of Fusarium fujikuroi IMI 58289 draft genome, chromosome FFUJ_chr10 DNA encodes these proteins:
- a CDS encoding related to ankyrin — MSQDRKNTGLFTHNDYTVGWVCALPKELTAATAMLDHQQQPLSKPRNDINSYTLGSIGPHNIAITCLPKGMIGNVPAATVASHLVTTFPSIKVGLMVGIGGGVPSNKVRLGDVVVGTSSGDYPGVVKWDAGKVHGQGKFERTGSLNNPPQSLLTALTQLETQHNLVGSKIPEYLEELKDKWPKLTATSLRSESLKDLLFKSSYEHLENTASNTDDEDLDGDEDEEQGPCRFCDRSMIVKRKDREMRIFFGLIASGDKLIKDAASRNTLNRDLGGRVLCIEMEAAGLNKDWQEHAAIVAAAFAKELLQYVQPTDVKGERPLKDLLNDVYCIVSETREDVAEIRANQNRKDDIKILDWLTAVEYGLQQSEFQKVQEPGTGSWLLNTTEYRDWVKKPGQTLFCQGIPGVGKTILTSGLIAHLNSELAGDSAGGLSYIFCNFQRQDQQTSDGLLTCILKQLSAGLPSLPECLRSLYTNHAIQRTRPSPREIISTLGPVISEHSRVFIIVDALDEYGSAPGSRESFLVQLARLQEEFNVNIFATSRFNTTISSEIRSSFPNSASLEINAVRGDIGTYIEGNFNMLPPDIRQNKGLRRDIIESVQESVDGMFLLARIYLNLLSYKVSETEIRNQLSMFKRGSRKGNAKALSNAYEQTMTRIKSQEPDHAMLAKGVLLWLTYARSELTIEDLHQNPHELFPLTEQDIARTCMSHLWIEENERYRFLDFDLATRSSYPSWWYSAVNWGHHGRDSSLSNRELIEFLDDEATVSLAMRNALQKFKVGYFFMRHLHIAAYFGLAELVEYLLDMGTAVDIADRTGRTPLSYASEQGHEAIMVVLLERGAKADSQDGEIVPKWHYDNENAGRTPLSFATEQGHEAAVHILIANGASASVRSKSGRTPLSYAVEDKRESPVRLFLETEHEDISIEVGRAVDNEHEAIVRLLLESGADVDFSIIPGFTPLLRATRANNENIARLLLENGANPDPLHSMSTPLLFAAARGYERIARLLLVTGRVQIDRPDRFGRTPLSHMAQHGHKTTVRILLDMGANPNTAAKATFVGAQFYNGRTPISFAAEKGHQEIVELLIASGADPNLISTSQAQSTRLTPILYAARNGREGVIRTLVESGRAGPDSPDAKGRTPLSYAAEKGIKSTVKLLLERYKADPGHMDEDGHTSLSYAAQKGHADVVCELLETGKVGPDSADGWGFTPLCHAALWDHKRVVLLLIEKGADIDYIIPHGDWKGKSALVIATEYGHQTILDILNRKG, encoded by the exons ATGAGTCAGGATAGGAAAAACACGGGTCTCTTCACGCATAATGACTATACCGTGGGATGGGTCTGCGCCTTGCCCAAGGAGCTAACGGCCGCTACAGCCATGCTGGatcatcagcagcaaccaCTATCGAAGCCCCGAAACGATATCAACTCGTATACTCTCGGTTCCATTGGGCCTCACAACATTGCCATTACTTGCTTACCAAAGGGCATGATAGGAAATGTCCCAGCAGCCACAGTTGCTAGTCATTTAGTCACTACCTTTCCCTCTATCAAGGTCGGTCTCATGGTAGGTATTGGTGGTGGTGTACCATCCAACAAGGTCAGGCTGGGAGATGTTGTTGTCGGGACATCCTCTGGTGACTACCCGGGAGTGGTGAAGTGGGATGCTGGCAAGGTACATGGGCAGGGAAAGTTTGAACGAACTGGATCACTTAACAATCCACCTCAGTCACTGTTGACAGCTCTTACACAACTAGAGACGCAACACAACCTGGTCGGATCAAAGATCCCCGAGTATTTGGAAGAACTGAAAGACAAATGGCCCAAGCTTACTGCTACATCTTTGCGGAGCGAGTCTCTCAAAGACTTATTATTCAAGTCGTCTTACGAACACCTTGAGAACACTGCTTCTAACACGGACGATGAAGATCTAGATggggatgaggacgaggagcaGGGCCCTTGTCGGTTTTGTGATAGATCCATGAttgtgaagagaaaagaCAGAGAGATGCGCATATTCTTTGGTCTAATCGCATCAGGCGATAAGCTGATCAAAGATGCTGCGTCACGGAACACACTTAACAGAGACCTCGGTGGACGGGTCCTCTGTATCGAGATGGAGGCTGCGGGTCTT AACAAAGATTGGCAGGAACACGCAGCTATTGTAGCCGCAGCTTTTGCAAAGGAGCTCTTACAGTATGTACAGCCGACCGATGTGAAAGGGGAGCGTCCACTGAAAGATTTGTTGAACGATG TCTACTGTATTGTCTCCGAAACAAGAGAAGATGTCGCCGAGATCAGAGCCAATCAGAACAGGAaggatgatatcaagattcTCGACTGGCTCACAGCAGTTGAATACGGCTTGCAACAGAGCGAGTTTCAGAAGGTTCAAGAGCCAGGAACTGGCAGTTGGCTTCTCAATACCACCGAATACCGAGATTGGGTTAAGAAACCTGGGCAAACTCTCTTTTGCCAAGGTATCCCAGGTGTTGGTAAGACTATCCTGACATCAGGTCTGATCGCACACCTAAACTCAGAGCTCGCGGGAGACTCTGCAGGCGGTTTATCATACATCTTCTGCAACTTCCAGAGGCAGGATCAACAAACCAGTGACGGCCTCCTTACATGTATACTGAAACAGCTTTCTGCCGGCTTGCCGTCCCTGCCAGAGTGCTTACGGTCTCTCTACACAAACCATGCTATCCAACGGACACGGCCATCACCCAGAGAAATTATTTCTACTCTTGGGCCCGTGATCTCTGAACACTCGAGAGTATTCATCATAGTTGATGCGCTTGATGAGTACGGGAGTGCTCCTGGCTCAAGGGAGTCCTTTCTTGTGCAGCTTGCTCGACTACAGGAAGAATTTAACGTCAATATCTTTGCCACTTCCCGATTTAACACCACAATATCTTCTGAGATCAGATCCAGCTTCCCGAACAGCGCGAGTCTAGAGATCAATGCGGTGAGGGGCGATATTGGCACATACATCGAAGGAAACTTCAACATGTTGCCTCCCGACATCCGGCAAAACAAAGGTCTTCGCCGGGATATCATAGAGTCTGTTCAGGAATCGGTAGACGGAAT GTTTCTTTTGGCGCGGATTTATCTGAACTTGCTTAGCTACAAGGTGTCTGAAACAGAGATACGAAACCAGTTATCCATGTTCAAGCGAGGAAGTAGGAAGGGCAATGCAAAAGCCTTGTCCAATGCATACGAACAAACTATGACCAGGATCAAATCCCAGGAACCAGATCACGCGATGCTAGCCAAAGgagttcttctttggcttaCATACGCGAGAAGCGAGTTGACCATTGAGGACCTGCA CCAGAATCCCCATGAACTATTTCCTTTGACGGAACAAGACATTGCAAGAACCTGCATGTCACATCTGTGGATTGAAGAGAATGAACGTTACCGTTTTCTCGACTTTGACCTCGCTACCAGATCCTCGTATCCATCATGGTGGTACAGCGCTGTGAATTGGGGACACCATGGGCGCGATTCCTCACTTTCGAATCGCGAGCTTATTGAGTTTTTGGATGATGAGGCGACCGTTAGTCTTGCCATGAGGAACGCTCTGCAGAAATTCAAAGTTGGCTACTTCTTCATGAGACATCTTCATATAGCGGCATATTTCGGTCTGGCCGAGCTTGTTGAGTATCTCCTTGATATGGGGACAGCGGTAGACATAGCGGACCGGACCGGGAGGACTCCACTATCATACGCCTCCGAACAGGGGCATGAGGCTATTATGGTGGTGCTCCTTGAAAGGGGAGCAAAAGCGGATTCTCAAGATGGTGAGATCGTTCCCAAGTGGCATTATGATAATGAGAACGCAGGACGCACTCCATTGTCATTTGCTACGGAGCAAGGGCACGAAGCTGCAGTTCATATCTTGATTGCTAATGGGGCTTCTGCTTCGGTAAGGTCCAAATCTGGACGCACACCACTATCTTATGCTGTGGAGGACAAACGAGAGAGTCCGGTTAGGTTGTTCCTCGAGACGGAACATGAGGATATCAGCATTGAAGTAGGCCGTGCAGTTGATAACGAGCATGAAGCTATCGTCCGACTGTTGCTTGAGAGTGGCGCTGACGTCGATTTCTCAATAATTCCAGGTTTCACCCCACTACTTCGTGCAACACGCGCCAACAACGAGAACATAGCCAGGCTGCTACTGGAGAATGGGGCAAATCCAGACCCTCTTCACAGTATGTCTACACCACTTTTGTTTGCTGCAGCAAGAGGGTATGAGAGAATTGCGAGACTGCTCCTTGTAACTGGAAGAGTTCAGATCGACCGACCAGATAGATTTGGGCGTACCCCTTTGTCCCATATGGCACAGCATGGACACAAAACCACAGTGAGAATACTGCTTGATATGGGGGCCAACCCTAACACTGCGGCAAAAGCGACTTTCGTTGGAGCACAATTCTATAATGGAAGAACACCTATTTCGTTCGCAGCAGAGAAGGGGCATCAAGAGATCGTTGAGCTTCTTATCGCCAGTGGGGCGGATCCCAATCTAATATCTACCTCTCAAGCCCAGAGCACCAGATTGACGCCAATTTTATATGCGGCAAGAAACGGGCGCGAAGGTGTCATTCGAACCCTCGTGGAATCAGGCCGAGCAGGCCCGGATTCCCCTGATGCCAAAGGTAGAACACCTCTTTCATATGCCGCAGAAAAGGGTATAAAATCTACCGTCAAACTGTTGCTGGAAAGGTATAAGGCGGATCCTGGTCAtatggatgaggatgggcaCACCTCTCTTTCGTATGCTGCCCAGAAGGGTCACGCTGATGTTGTCTGTGAACTGCTGGAAACGGGCAAGGTTGGCCCTGATTCTGCTGACGGCTGGGGCTTTACACCGCTTTGTCACGCTGCATTATGGGACCACAAACGCGTTGTGCTTTTGCTAATTGAAAAGGGAGCGGATATTGACTATATCATTCCCCACGGGGACTGGAAAGGAAAATCCGCTTTAGTAATTGCTACAGAATATGGGCATCAGACAATCTTAGACATTCTAAACAGGAAGGGGTAG
- a CDS encoding related to xylosidase/glycosyl hydrolase, with protein sequence MRAILGLLFSAAAAMAEKFTNPVIWEDLSDVEVTRAGDAYFMTASTFHYSPGAPVLRSYDLVNWEHIGHSVPVLDWSSKYSLENGQRAYVKGIWASSLRYRESDGKFYFVACIEFGKTYVYSASSPTGPWSQITTINKCYYDAGLHFDTDNTPYVAYGRGDLHIAQLSKDMKTEVKEQVVLSPPSTLTLEGSRLYKKDNNWYIFLTRPATGQYIAKSTNGPFGSYDLRIIADNLKLATAPRAGAPHQGGLIDTPNGNWYYMSFVDMYPGGRAPALAPITWGSDGFPKITLVNGQWGNYDYPLPKRTVPSPIGTDTFTGPSLRADWEWNHNPDTKSFTVNNGLTLKTATVTKDLYQARNTLTHRIRGPQGTGTVLIDFSKMADGDRTGLAVLRDSSAWIGIEREGSNFNLVFNTGLSMNTDWTTKSTGSVSARQNNVSFRKVYLRVTANISPGAAGSAVFSYSTDGNSFTNFGSTVSLGNDWQFFPGHRYGILNYATKSLGGSVLVSRFDNK encoded by the coding sequence ATGCGTGCTATtcttggcctcctcttctcggCCGCTGCCGCCATGGCAGAAAAGTTTACAAACCCTGTTATTTGGGAAGATCTCTCTGATGTTGAAGTCACTCGGGCTGGAGATGCCTACTTCATGACCGCTTCGACATTCCACTACTCCCCCGGCGCTCCAGTCCTTCGATCCTACGATCTCGTCAACTGGGAGCACATTGGACATTCCGTCCCTGTTCTCGACTGGTCCTCCAAGTACAGCCTTGAGAACGGGCAGCGAGCCTACGTCAAGGGTatctgggcttcttctctccgCTATCGAGAGAGCGACGGAAAGTTCTACTTCGTTGCTTGCATTGAGTTCGGAAAGACTTATGTCTACAGCGCGTCGAGCCCAACTGGCCCGTGGTCTCAGATCACAACCATCAACAAGTGCTATTACGATGCTGGTCTGCACTTCGATACTGATAACACTCCTTACGTTGCCTATGGACGAGGTGATCTTCACATTGCCCAGCTCTCCAAGGACATGAAGACCGAAGTCAAGGAACAGGTTGTCCTCTCACCGCCATCGACGCTTACTCTTGAGGGATCTCGCTTGTACAAGAAAGACAACAACTGGTACATCTTCTTGACACGTCCTGCTACCGGACAATACATCGCCAAATCGACCAACGGTCCCTTCGGATCTTATGACCTCCGCATCATCGCCGATAACCTCAAACTAGCTACCGCTCCTCGAGCTGGAGCACCTCACCAAGGCGGACTTATCGATACACCCAACGGCAACTGGTACTACATGTCTTTCGTGGACATGTACCCTGGCGGAAGAGCACCAGCTTTGGCGCCTATCACCTGGGGCAGCGATGGCTTTCCCAAGATCACTCTCGTCAATGGCCAATGGGGCAACTACGACTACCCACTTCCTAAACGCACTGTTCCCAGCCCTATTGGTACTGATACCTTCACTGGTCCCAGCCTCCGAGCAGATTGGGAGTGGAATCATAACCCTGACACCAAGAGCTTCACTGTCAACAAcggcttgaccttgaagacTGCTACTGTTACCAAGGACTTGTATCAAGCTCGTAACACCCTTACCCACCGAATTCGGGGTCCTCAGGGAACCGGCACAGTCCTCAtcgacttctccaagatggCCGATGGTGATCGTACTGGTCTTGCCGTTCTTCGCGACTCATCAGCCTGGATCGGCATCGAACGTGAAGGAAGCAACTTCAACCTCGTCTTCAACACTGGCCTCAGCATGAACACTGACTGGACCACCAAGTCCACTGGAAGTGTTTCAGCTCGACAGAACAATGTTTCCTTCCGCAAGGTGTATCTCCGTGTCACTGCTAATATCAGCCCTGGTGCTGCTGGATCTGCTGTGTTCAGTTATAGCACCGACGGTAATAGCTTTACCAACTTCGGGTCCACAGTCTCGCTTGGTAATGATTGGCAGTTCTTCCCCGGACATCGTTATGGTATTCTTAACTATGCTACAAAGAGTCTCGGTGGATCCGTGCTTGTTTCGCGATTCGATAACAAATAA